A stretch of Desulfobacterales bacterium DNA encodes these proteins:
- the mltG gene encoding endolytic transglycosylase MltG, protein MKKNIRRLYILIASGIIALGFISLDMLLYAGKPGHSNPVKQMVTIMPGQGLTAVTNILYRNGLVTHPAKFRLLARIYGFDRQIKAGEYDLSPVMSPNRILDTLVRGDVHQYKIVIPEGYNLYQIAATVAKSGLTAETQFLSAVTGADVSRQYDIHADTLEGYLFPDTYYFSKGIPLSRMIEVMVTRFNEVVPPEWKKHAEAMGFSFHDIMTLASMIEKETGAPWERPIISSVFHNRLKKKMRLESDPTVIYGIENFDGNLTRQHLRDLTPYNTYKIKGLPAGPIASPGLRSIEAALYPADTRYLYFVSKKNGTHQFSTNLSDHNRAVRTYQLGK, encoded by the coding sequence GTGAAAAAAAATATCAGACGATTATATATTCTGATTGCATCAGGAATAATTGCGCTGGGATTTATTAGCCTGGATATGCTGCTTTACGCGGGCAAACCCGGTCATTCCAATCCTGTGAAACAGATGGTCACCATCATGCCGGGGCAGGGTCTGACGGCCGTTACCAATATACTCTACCGGAACGGTCTGGTCACCCACCCTGCCAAATTCAGGCTGCTTGCCCGGATTTACGGATTTGACCGTCAGATCAAGGCCGGAGAGTATGATCTTTCTCCGGTCATGTCACCCAACCGGATACTGGATACCCTGGTAAGGGGCGATGTCCATCAGTATAAAATTGTTATTCCCGAAGGATACAATCTGTATCAGATCGCGGCCACAGTAGCCAAATCCGGTCTGACAGCGGAAACGCAGTTCCTTTCGGCTGTCACCGGTGCCGATGTCTCCCGGCAGTATGATATCCATGCAGATACGCTGGAGGGGTATCTTTTCCCGGACACCTATTATTTCTCTAAAGGCATTCCCCTCTCCCGAATGATTGAGGTAATGGTTACCCGGTTTAACGAGGTAGTTCCACCGGAATGGAAAAAACATGCGGAGGCGATGGGCTTTTCGTTTCATGATATCATGACCCTGGCCTCCATGATTGAAAAAGAAACCGGAGCTCCTTGGGAACGGCCCATCATTTCGTCGGTGTTTCACAACCGGTTGAAAAAAAAGATGAGACTCGAGAGCGATCCGACGGTGATTTACGGCATCGAGAACTTTGACGGGAATCTGACCCGGCAGCATCTGCGCGATCTGACCCCGTACAATACCTATAAAATCAAGGGGCTTCCGGCCGGTCCCATCGCCAGCCCGGGTCTCAGATCCATCGAAGCGGCGCTGTACCCTGCCGATACACGGTACCTGTATTTTGTTTCTAAAAAGAACGGCACGCACCAGTTTTCCACCAACCTTTCAGATCACAACCGGGCGGTCCGAACGTATCAACTGGGAAAATAG
- the nagZ gene encoding beta-N-acetylhexosaminidase: MDIGLFSDLQLAGQRLMVGFNGTGLNPGLKFLIDTLKVGGVILFSRNIVDPDQLRELCGSVQDYALSVGQPPLFIAIDQEGGKVARLKPPFTQFPGNPHMAGKKDARRFAEITARELAQVGINMNMAPVLDVAPLGMESIMADRAFGDDPLWVSYLGAHVIEHLQKNGVMAVAKHFPGIGRTILDSHLDRPSLAVDLNDMKSFDLVPFEDAIRHDVSAVMLSHILYDAIDDKWPASLSPAIARDLLRARMGFDALVITDDLDMGAIKGHYDIQTVMGQVMEAQIDIALICHSTENMECAVEEILHLQKASKTVKTNGWKSVRRIMALKEKYL, encoded by the coding sequence ATGGACATTGGATTATTTTCAGATTTACAGCTCGCCGGTCAGCGTCTCATGGTCGGCTTTAACGGAACCGGTCTTAACCCGGGACTTAAATTTTTGATCGACACCCTCAAAGTCGGGGGCGTCATTCTGTTTTCGAGAAACATCGTTGATCCGGATCAGCTCAGGGAACTGTGCGGATCGGTTCAGGACTATGCCCTTTCGGTCGGCCAGCCCCCGTTGTTTATCGCCATCGATCAGGAAGGGGGAAAGGTGGCCAGACTCAAACCCCCGTTTACCCAGTTTCCGGGCAACCCGCATATGGCCGGTAAAAAAGATGCCCGCCGGTTTGCCGAAATTACCGCCAGAGAACTCGCGCAGGTCGGGATCAATATGAATATGGCGCCGGTTCTGGATGTCGCGCCGCTTGGCATGGAAAGTATCATGGCCGACCGGGCGTTCGGGGATGATCCGTTATGGGTCTCTTACCTGGGGGCTCATGTAATCGAACATCTCCAGAAGAACGGTGTCATGGCCGTTGCCAAACATTTTCCCGGAATCGGACGCACCATTCTTGATTCGCACCTTGACAGGCCATCGCTGGCCGTTGATTTAAACGATATGAAATCGTTTGATCTGGTGCCATTTGAAGATGCCATCCGTCATGACGTATCTGCTGTCATGCTTTCGCATATTCTGTATGATGCCATTGACGACAAGTGGCCGGCCAGCCTGTCACCGGCTATCGCCAGGGACCTGCTAAGGGCTCGGATGGGATTTGACGCACTGGTTATCACCGACGATCTGGATATGGGGGCAATCAAGGGCCATTACGATATTCAAACCGTGATGGGTCAGGTGATGGAAGCACAAATCGATATCGCGCTCATCTGCCACAGCACGGAGAATATGGAATGTGCGGTTGAAGAAATTCTTCACCTGCAGAAGGCTTCGAAAACCGTAAAAACAAACGGATGGAAATCCGTTCGAAGAATCATGGCGCTCAAAGAAAAGTATCTCTGA